A single window of Excalfactoria chinensis isolate bCotChi1 chromosome 13, bCotChi1.hap2, whole genome shotgun sequence DNA harbors:
- the LOC140258349 gene encoding serine protease inhibitor Kazal-type 6-like, translating to MKATGTSVLLSLLLLLSFFSGVAAQDIEEICKEFLNRSVFCTRESNPHCGTDGVTYGNKCAFCKAVLRSGGKIRLKHMGKC from the exons ATGAAGGCAACAGGCACCTCGGTgctcctcagcctgctgctgctgctgtcgtTCTTCTCGG GTGTAGCAGCTCAAGACATTGAAGAG ATCTGCAAAGAGTTTTTAAACAGGAGTGTGTTCTGCACGAGGGAGTCCAACCCTCACTGCGGCACGGATGGCGTGACGTACGGCAACAAGTGTGCCTTCTGCAAGGCTGTGCT GAGGAGTGGAGGGAAGATACGATTGAAGCACATGGGGAAGTGCTGA